The DNA segment CTAACTACAAGATTAAGATGAGAAAGTTTTATCCATATATTTCAGATTTAAGCTATGCAGCAGCTCCTAGGGAGGAGGGTGCTGTAGAAAGCCTTAAGGACAATATGCCAGGCTTTGGCAGTAAATATAAGCTCCCTTTAGAAGAAATGCAAAAGTTAAACTTACCTGTTGTAAATATAGGCCCCTTTGGCAAGGATGCCCATAAATTTACAGAGAGAATAGAAGTTGACTATTCTTATAATGTTACCCCAGGCCTAGTTAGGGATACTATTCTAAATCTTCTGAAATGATTCAAAAGAAGAAAAAACCTCAAAAACGATAGGAGTTATTTATGGAAAAGAATGCAAGAATTAGTAAAATGCCCCCTGCTGGAGGACTTTATGATGTATTTCAAAAAGCACTAAAACTGAAAGCAGAAGGTAAGCGAATTGTTCACATGGAGATAGGTAAACCAGACTTTGCATCTCCACCAAAGGCTAATGAGGCTGTCAAAGAAGCTCTTGATAATGGATTTGTTCACTACACAGAGATGGCGGGAATTCCAAATCTTAGAAAGGCTATTGCTGACAAGGAACTAAAAAAGAATGATCTGGTAGTTAATCCAGAGGATGAAATAGTTGTTACGGCTGGAGCTTGTGAGGCTATAAGTACAATCTTCCTTTCCTATTTTTCTGAAGGAGATGAGTGTATAATTCTTAGTCCCTACTTCTCTGCATATAAAGAAATTGCTGTAATTGCAGGGGTTGAACTAATAGAAGTCCCACTGACAATTGATAATAACTTTGCGGTTGATATTGACGAAATTTGTAAGGCAGTAAACGAAAAAACCAGGGGAATAATTATAAACACACCTAACAATCCCACCGGACAAGTTATGACGCTAGATGAGCTAAAGCAAATTGCCGAATTGGCTAAGGAAAAAGATCTTCTCATAATTTCAGATGAAACCTATGATCAGTTTCTTTTTGAAGGAGAACACAAGAGCATTTATGGACTAGAGGGAATGAAAGAAAGAACCCTTCTGGTGAACTCACTTTCAAAAACCTTTTCAATGACTGGTTGGAGGATTGGCTATGTAATAGGCAAGGCAGAGTATATAAAAACACTAACTAAAATTCACCAAAATCTTTCTACATGTGCTACTTCTTTTGCCCAAGTTGGGGCAGCTGTAGCACTAAATGAGTGTGACCAGTTCACCTTAGACATGGTCGAAGAATTTAGACAAAGAAGAGATATTATTGTTGCTGGTCTTAAAGAAATACCGGGCGTTGAGTGTAATACTCCCATGGGAGCTTTTTATGTTTTTCCAAGGATAAGTGGAACAGGTTTAACTTCCATGGAATTCTGCGAGCTAATTCTAGATTATGGTGTTGCAGCAGTGCCTGGCACAGCTTTTGGGGCTGACTTTGAAGGCTATGTGCGCTTTTGCTACGCATGCTCTCAAGAAGATATAAAATGGGCTCTGGAACAAATTAAAAAAGCAATTGAAGAAAAAAATAAATAGAAAGGAAAAGAGCAAAGGGAGACGCAGTTATGAAAATAATAAAGTGGTTGGATGAAAACTTTGAAGAGAAATTACTCGTTGCAATGCTCGCCTTTTCAGTAATATTAATCTTTCTCCAAGTGATTATGAGGAAGGTATTTAGTAATTCCTTGTCTTGGAGTGAGGAGCTAGCACGTTATATCTTTTTATATATGATTTGGATAGGAGCAAGCTACGCCACTAAAAAAGGAAAACACTTGAGGATAGATGTTATAAATAATAAAATCCCAGAGGATAAGTTTTTAGTTTTTGAATTATTTATCTATGCTATTTGGCTGATTTTCACCCTAATTCTTTTTGTACTTTCTGCTAAGCTAACAGCTTCAGTTTTTGCTAGAGGTCAGTTGTCGCCAGCTATGAGGCTCCCTATGGGTTATCCATATTTATCAGTACCTCTAGGCAGTGGACTTATGGCGATTAGACTTGTTCAAAAAATGGTTGAATTTTACAAGGAATACAAGGGAAGCACTCTTGAAAAAATTGAGGGTTGAAAGGATTGAGTTAAAGATATGATTGTATTGATTCTCTTTGGGCTCTTGTTCTTACTCATAGGAATTAGTGTCCCTATAGGTATATCTCTGGGTCTAGCAACATTTATTTCTATGTACTTGTCTAAGAGCGTGTCAGTTATGTATGTAGCACAAAATGCTTTTACATCATTGGATTCTTTTCCTTTGATGGCCATCCCCTTCTTCATGCTAGCTGGAAACATAATGAGTTATGGAGGAGTTTCTAAAAGGCTGCTAAACTTTGCAGATGCGATTATAGGCCACATTACTGGGGGCCTGGGAATGGTAACCACTCTAACCTGTATGTTCTTTGCAGCAATTTCTGGCTCGGGGCCTGCCACAGTTTCAGCTATCGGGTCTTTCATGATTCCTGCTATGGAAGAAGAAAATTATGACCCGGGTTTTGCAGCCAGTTTAACCTCCGTGGCAGGAGCCATCGGAGTTATAATTCCTCCAAGTATCCCATTTGTAATTTATGGGGTAACAAGCGGAGCTTCTATAGGTGACCTTTTTATAGCAGGTATAATACCTGGGATCCTAATAGGTTTAGCCTTGATGATTACTAACTATTTTATAGCTAAAAAATACGGCTTTAAAGGAAGTACTACAAGGCCTAAACTTTCCAAGGCTTTTATCGAAGCTCTACCATCACTTTCAGTACCAGTAGTGATTTTAGGCGGAATATACGGGGGAATATTTACTCCGACTGAGGCTGCAGTAGTTGGTTGTGTTTATGGATTATTTATTAGCGTTGTCTTTAACAAGAGCATGAGCTGGGCAGATCTTTATGAATCTCTTAGGGATGCGGTTCTAATAAATGGTGCAACTACATACATGATTGGGCTATCTTCATCATTTGCCTTCTTTTTGACCATGAAACAGGTACCTGCATCAATAGGTGTTTTTCTATCCGGAATAGATAATGCCCCCCTACTAATGCTTCTTATGATAGGAATTCTGCTTATTGTAGGTCTATTCATTGACAACATTTCTTCCTGTATTATCTTA comes from the Synergistaceae bacterium genome and includes:
- a CDS encoding pyridoxal phosphate-dependent aminotransferase; protein product: MEKNARISKMPPAGGLYDVFQKALKLKAEGKRIVHMEIGKPDFASPPKANEAVKEALDNGFVHYTEMAGIPNLRKAIADKELKKNDLVVNPEDEIVVTAGACEAISTIFLSYFSEGDECIILSPYFSAYKEIAVIAGVELIEVPLTIDNNFAVDIDEICKAVNEKTRGIIINTPNNPTGQVMTLDELKQIAELAKEKDLLIISDETYDQFLFEGEHKSIYGLEGMKERTLLVNSLSKTFSMTGWRIGYVIGKAEYIKTLTKIHQNLSTCATSFAQVGAAVALNECDQFTLDMVEEFRQRRDIIVAGLKEIPGVECNTPMGAFYVFPRISGTGLTSMEFCELILDYGVAAVPGTAFGADFEGYVRFCYACSQEDIKWALEQIKKAIEEKNK
- a CDS encoding TRAP transporter large permease, coding for MIVLILFGLLFLLIGISVPIGISLGLATFISMYLSKSVSVMYVAQNAFTSLDSFPLMAIPFFMLAGNIMSYGGVSKRLLNFADAIIGHITGGLGMVTTLTCMFFAAISGSGPATVSAIGSFMIPAMEEENYDPGFAASLTSVAGAIGVIIPPSIPFVIYGVTSGASIGDLFIAGIIPGILIGLALMITNYFIAKKYGFKGSTTRPKLSKAFIEALPSLSVPVVILGGIYGGIFTPTEAAVVGCVYGLFISVVFNKSMSWADLYESLRDAVLINGATTYMIGLSSSFAFFLTMKQVPASIGVFLSGIDNAPLLMLLMIGILLIVGLFIDNISSCIILTPIMLPIVTKIGVDPVHFGIIMTMALAIGFSTPPYGANLFVASAISGTPVAKMMKFLKWFLLVNLIVLLLVTFIPQLAMGLL
- a CDS encoding TRAP transporter small permease; the encoded protein is MKIIKWLDENFEEKLLVAMLAFSVILIFLQVIMRKVFSNSLSWSEELARYIFLYMIWIGASYATKKGKHLRIDVINNKIPEDKFLVFELFIYAIWLIFTLILFVLSAKLTASVFARGQLSPAMRLPMGYPYLSVPLGSGLMAIRLVQKMVEFYKEYKGSTLEKIEG